Proteins encoded within one genomic window of Streptomyces kaniharaensis:
- a CDS encoding GAF domain-containing sensor histidine kinase, whose product MSRHLEVREVLRRITASARDLLGAEYAALGVPDDHGGFAQFVVDGITDEQWHAIGPLPRQHGVLAKMLHETGPTRLADVRKAPAFGGWPAAHPEMGAFLGMPILDTDAAEDEPQVMGVIFLANKRGGGLFTDHDEELLRILAAHAALALSNARLYERSRELTLAGERARIAHDLHDAVSQKLFSLRLTAKAAAKLVDRDPARARAELAEVARLAAEAADELRAVVVELRPAALEEDGLSATLASQVQVLDRAHTADVAFAADGVRALPPAQEAALLRVAQEALHNALRHSGARRVTVTLLGTPARGAVLRVHDDGRGFDPESVRRAGKHLGLASMRDRAAAVGGTLTLESAPGRGTLVEMEVPGA is encoded by the coding sequence ATGAGCCGGCACCTTGAGGTCCGCGAGGTGCTGCGCCGGATCACCGCCTCCGCCCGCGACCTCCTCGGCGCCGAGTACGCGGCCCTCGGCGTCCCCGACGACCACGGCGGCTTCGCCCAGTTCGTCGTCGACGGCATCACCGACGAGCAGTGGCACGCCATCGGCCCGCTGCCCCGACAGCACGGCGTCCTCGCCAAGATGCTCCACGAGACCGGGCCCACCCGGCTCGCCGACGTCCGCAAGGCCCCCGCGTTCGGCGGCTGGCCCGCCGCCCACCCCGAGATGGGCGCCTTCCTCGGCATGCCCATCCTCGACACCGACGCCGCCGAGGACGAACCGCAGGTGATGGGCGTCATCTTCCTCGCCAACAAGCGCGGTGGCGGCCTGTTCACCGACCACGACGAGGAACTGCTGCGGATACTCGCCGCGCACGCCGCCCTCGCCCTGTCCAACGCCCGCCTGTACGAGCGCAGCCGCGAGCTCACCCTCGCCGGCGAACGGGCCCGGATCGCCCACGACCTGCACGACGCCGTCTCGCAGAAGCTCTTCTCGTTGCGGCTCACCGCCAAGGCCGCCGCCAAACTCGTCGACCGCGACCCCGCCCGGGCCCGCGCCGAACTCGCCGAAGTCGCCCGGCTCGCCGCCGAGGCCGCCGACGAACTGCGCGCCGTCGTCGTCGAACTGCGGCCCGCCGCCCTGGAGGAGGACGGGCTCAGCGCCACCCTCGCCTCCCAGGTCCAGGTCCTCGACCGAGCCCACACCGCCGACGTCGCGTTCGCCGCCGACGGCGTCCGCGCCCTCCCGCCAGCCCAGGAGGCCGCGCTGCTGCGGGTCGCCCAGGAGGCCCTGCACAACGCGCTGCGCCACTCCGGCGCCCGTCGCGTCACCGTCACCCTCCTCGGGACGCCCGCGCGCGGGGCCGTCCTGCGGGTGCACGACGACGGGCGCGGCTTCGACCCGGAGTCCGTCCGCCGGGCCGGCAAGCACCTCGGCCTCGCCTCGATGCGCGACCGCGCCGCGGCCGTCGGCGGCACGCTCACCCTGGAATCCGCCCCCGGCCGGGGGACGCTTGTCGAGATGGAGGTCCCCGGTGCCTGA
- a CDS encoding DUF1272 domain-containing protein, which yields MALEMRETCERCEVSLTADGPASICSYECTFCPDCTDAMAATCPNRGGELVTRPRRKAA from the coding sequence ATGGCCCTGGAGATGCGCGAGACCTGCGAGCGCTGCGAGGTGTCGCTCACCGCGGACGGCCCCGCCTCGATATGTTCCTACGAGTGCACCTTCTGCCCGGACTGCACCGATGCCATGGCGGCCACCTGCCCCAACCGCGGTGGCGAGCTGGTGACCCGCCCGCGCCGGAAGGCCGCCTGA
- a CDS encoding response regulator transcription factor, whose translation MPDSTPPIRVLLVDDHQVVRRGLRTFLEVQDDIEVVGEAADGAEGVDRARELDPDVVLMDLKMPGVDGIEALRTLKGEGSRARILIVTSFTEHRTMVPALRAGAAGYVYKDVDPEALAGAIRSVHAGHVLLQPELAEALLSEDGPRAPQGRGGTLTEREREVLGHIADGRSNREIARSLNLSEKTVKTHVSNILMKLDLADRTQAALWAVRHGEARER comes from the coding sequence GTGCCTGACAGCACGCCACCGATCCGCGTCCTGCTGGTCGACGACCACCAGGTCGTCCGGCGCGGTCTGCGCACCTTCCTGGAGGTGCAGGACGACATCGAGGTGGTCGGCGAGGCCGCCGACGGGGCGGAGGGCGTCGACCGCGCCCGGGAGCTCGACCCCGACGTCGTCCTGATGGACCTCAAGATGCCCGGCGTCGACGGCATCGAGGCGCTGCGCACCCTCAAGGGGGAGGGCAGCCGGGCCAGGATCCTGATCGTCACCAGCTTCACCGAGCACCGCACGATGGTCCCCGCCCTGCGGGCCGGTGCCGCCGGGTACGTGTACAAGGACGTCGATCCCGAGGCCCTGGCCGGTGCCATCCGCTCGGTCCACGCCGGACACGTCCTGCTCCAGCCCGAACTCGCGGAGGCCCTGCTCTCCGAAGACGGCCCCCGCGCCCCCCAGGGCCGCGGCGGCACCCTGACCGAGCGCGAGCGCGAGGTGCTCGGGCACATCGCCGACGGCCGCTCGAACCGGGAGATCGCGCGGAGCCTGAACCTGTCGGAGAAGACGGTGAAGACGCACGTGTCGAACATCCTGATGAAGCTGGACCTGGCGGACCGTACGCAAGCCGCCCTCTGGGCCGTCCGGCACGGCGAGGCCCGGGAGAGGTAG
- a CDS encoding NfeD family protein, which translates to MWWLLAAVGLGIPLVLTAMPEFAMFAVGALAAAGVAGLGAGVVWQTLTFVVVSVAQLVVLRPIAYRELKKGPHIKMGIEALQGATAVVAETVDGEGGRIKLNGEIWSARALNPGSVYQPGQQVDVVEIQGATALVV; encoded by the coding sequence ATGTGGTGGCTCCTGGCCGCCGTCGGGCTCGGCATACCGCTGGTGCTCACCGCGATGCCGGAGTTCGCCATGTTCGCCGTCGGCGCGCTGGCCGCGGCCGGGGTGGCCGGGCTCGGGGCGGGGGTGGTCTGGCAGACCCTGACCTTCGTCGTGGTCTCGGTCGCCCAGTTGGTCGTCCTGCGCCCGATCGCCTACCGGGAACTCAAAAAGGGCCCGCACATCAAGATGGGCATCGAGGCGCTCCAGGGCGCCACCGCGGTCGTCGCGGAAACCGTCGACGGGGAGGGCGGACGGATCAAGCTGAACGGCGAGATCTGGTCGGCCCGCGCGCTCAACCCGGGCAGCGTGTACCAGCCGGGGCAGCAGGTCGACGTCGTCGAAATCCAGGGCGCGACCGCCCTGGTCGTCTAG
- a CDS encoding FHA domain-containing protein, which produces MPQLVIEINGQQRTLEPGLSYTIGRNPQSDFPFDDARVSWHHGTMSFNGSGWQLDDHGSTNGTYVAGARTQQAQLFPGAVVNLGNPENGPRLAFSAPAQAAAPQAPAWHEAATSRSATPAPQQPGPQQDWTPQAAYQQQPDAWAGQPNAFPHQQGGPQDFPQQQGFSQAPQHGGGGAQPTMIRSLAEMTRTLRIGRALDNDIVVSDLQVSRHHAELRQLPDGRWEIVDLGSHNGIFLNGQRVQRQLMGAQDRLTVGHSTFVLVGDQLQEFVDTGAVSFSARHLTVEVEHKGAKKVLLNDVSFSVPEKSLVAVIGPSGSGKSTLLRALTGYRPADRGEVLYDGRNLYKQFAELRSRIGLVPQSEILHKELTVRTGLKYAARLRFPGDTEAREREARIDEVLYELRLDKRADNKITALSGGQQKRVSVALELLTKPSLIFLDEPTSGLDPGMDREVMQMLRGLADDGRTILVVTHSVAELALCDRLLVMAPGGSVAYFGPPDEALHFFGYETWADVFQAFENYPDHDWAGRYRGSVHYQQYSAADVEAGDVQHAQINQEAIRPPKPQSWGSQLWTLIRRYMSVIASDKGFLALSVLLPAVIGAVSVLVPNAPGLAPNPKSQLGLNNGAATIIMLMAIGACFSGAANSVRELIKERAIYERERATGLSRSAYMMSKIIVLGFFSVIQGAVISAVGFLPRKLPEHGGLLVKNLPVIEMAIGMILLSFAAMMFGLMISALVKTAEKTMPLLVMFAIVQVVFTGCLFQIFSKPGLEQLAWLMPARWGTGIVATTLDLSHLLGPWNKDFQNPNYDPLWKHSVAQWSIDAGVLIVISVVIGILVTRLQRRHEPEVMQKG; this is translated from the coding sequence GTGCCGCAACTCGTCATTGAGATCAACGGACAACAGCGGACTCTGGAGCCGGGGCTGTCCTACACCATCGGGCGCAACCCGCAGTCGGACTTCCCGTTCGACGACGCACGCGTCTCCTGGCACCACGGGACCATGTCCTTCAACGGGTCCGGCTGGCAGCTGGACGACCACGGCAGCACCAACGGCACCTACGTCGCCGGTGCCCGTACCCAGCAGGCCCAGCTGTTCCCGGGGGCCGTCGTCAACCTCGGCAACCCGGAGAACGGCCCCAGGCTCGCCTTCTCCGCACCCGCCCAGGCCGCCGCCCCGCAGGCGCCCGCCTGGCACGAGGCCGCCACCAGCCGCAGCGCCACCCCGGCTCCGCAGCAGCCGGGCCCGCAGCAGGACTGGACGCCGCAGGCCGCCTACCAGCAGCAGCCCGACGCGTGGGCGGGCCAGCCGAACGCCTTCCCGCACCAGCAGGGCGGTCCCCAGGACTTCCCGCAGCAACAGGGCTTCTCGCAGGCTCCGCAGCACGGCGGTGGCGGTGCGCAGCCGACGATGATCCGCAGCCTGGCCGAGATGACCCGCACGCTGCGCATCGGCCGTGCGCTCGACAACGACATCGTGGTCTCCGACCTCCAGGTCTCCCGCCACCACGCCGAGCTGCGCCAGCTGCCCGACGGCCGCTGGGAGATCGTCGACCTCGGCAGCCACAACGGAATCTTCCTCAACGGCCAGCGGGTGCAGCGCCAGCTGATGGGCGCGCAGGACCGGCTGACCGTCGGTCACTCCACGTTCGTCCTGGTCGGCGACCAGCTGCAGGAGTTCGTCGACACCGGCGCGGTCTCCTTCTCCGCCCGCCACCTGACCGTCGAGGTCGAGCACAAGGGCGCCAAGAAGGTCCTGCTCAACGACGTCAGCTTCAGCGTGCCGGAGAAGTCCCTGGTCGCCGTCATCGGCCCGTCCGGCTCCGGCAAGTCGACGCTGCTGCGCGCCCTCACCGGCTACCGCCCCGCCGACCGCGGCGAGGTCCTCTACGACGGCCGCAACCTCTACAAGCAGTTCGCCGAACTCCGTTCGCGCATCGGCCTGGTGCCGCAGTCCGAGATCCTGCACAAGGAACTCACCGTCCGCACCGGCCTCAAGTACGCGGCCCGGCTGCGCTTCCCCGGCGACACCGAGGCCCGCGAGCGCGAGGCGCGGATCGACGAGGTGCTGTACGAGCTGCGCCTGGACAAGCGCGCCGACAACAAGATCACCGCACTCTCGGGCGGCCAGCAGAAGCGCGTCTCGGTCGCCCTGGAACTGCTCACCAAGCCGTCGCTGATCTTCCTGGACGAGCCCACCTCCGGCCTCGACCCGGGCATGGACCGCGAGGTCATGCAGATGCTGCGCGGCCTCGCCGACGACGGCCGCACCATCCTGGTCGTCACCCACTCGGTGGCCGAACTCGCGCTCTGCGACCGGCTGCTGGTGATGGCGCCGGGCGGCTCGGTGGCCTACTTCGGCCCGCCGGACGAGGCGCTGCACTTCTTCGGTTACGAGACCTGGGCGGACGTCTTCCAGGCCTTTGAGAACTACCCCGACCACGACTGGGCCGGCCGCTACCGCGGCTCGGTGCACTACCAGCAGTACTCCGCGGCCGACGTGGAGGCGGGCGACGTCCAGCACGCCCAGATCAACCAGGAGGCGATCAGGCCGCCGAAGCCGCAGAGCTGGGGCTCGCAGCTGTGGACGCTGATCCGCCGCTACATGTCCGTCATCGCCTCGGACAAGGGCTTCCTGGCGCTGTCGGTGCTCCTGCCCGCCGTCATCGGCGCGGTGAGTGTCCTGGTGCCGAACGCGCCAGGGCTCGCACCGAATCCGAAGTCGCAACTGGGTCTCAACAACGGGGCCGCGACGATCATCATGCTCATGGCGATCGGCGCCTGCTTCTCCGGTGCGGCCAACTCCGTCCGCGAGTTGATCAAGGAACGGGCGATCTACGAACGGGAACGGGCCACCGGCCTCTCCCGCTCGGCGTACATGATGTCCAAGATCATCGTGCTGGGCTTCTTCAGCGTGATCCAGGGCGCGGTCATCTCCGCCGTCGGCTTCCTGCCGCGCAAGCTCCCCGAGCACGGCGGCCTGCTGGTGAAGAACCTGCCGGTCATCGAGATGGCCATCGGCATGATCCTGCTGAGCTTCGCCGCGATGATGTTCGGTCTGATGATCTCCGCGCTGGTGAAGACCGCCGAGAAGACCATGCCGCTGCTGGTCATGTTCGCGATCGTCCAGGTCGTCTTCACCGGCTGCCTCTTCCAGATCTTCAGCAAGCCCGGCCTGGAGCAGCTCGCCTGGCTGATGCCCGCCCGCTGGGGCACCGGCATCGTCGCCACCACGCTCGACCTGTCGCACCTCCTGGGTCCCTGGAACAAGGACTTCCAGAACCCGAACTACGACCCGCTGTGGAAGCACAGCGTCGCCCAGTGGTCCATCGACGCGGGCGTGCTGATCGTGATCTCGGTCGTCATCGGCATCCTCGTGACGCGGCTCCAGCGCCGGCACGAGCCCGAGGTCATGCAGAAGGGCTGA
- a CDS encoding 4a-hydroxytetrahydrobiopterin dehydratase yields the protein MSSRARLSEDEITAALAALPQWSREGDSIARTADAPDFPAAVRVVVAVAEQAEALDHHPDIDIRWRTLRFVLSTHSAGGLTGLDFTMAARIDEALRAESAA from the coding sequence ATGAGCAGCAGAGCACGGCTGAGCGAGGACGAGATCACGGCGGCCCTGGCCGCGCTTCCGCAGTGGTCCCGGGAGGGCGACAGCATCGCCCGCACCGCCGATGCCCCCGACTTCCCGGCAGCCGTCCGGGTGGTCGTCGCCGTCGCCGAACAGGCCGAGGCGCTGGACCACCACCCCGACATCGACATCCGCTGGCGCACCCTGCGCTTCGTCCTCTCCACCCACAGCGCCGGCGGGCTCACCGGCCTGGACTTCACCATGGCCGCCCGGATCGACGAGGCCCTGCGCGCCGAGTCCGCCGCCTGA
- a CDS encoding sulfite exporter TauE/SafE family protein, producing the protein MTLWEAIAVLVAGVGAGMINVIVGSGTLITFPVLLAVGIPPVTANVSNSFGLVPGSLSGVIGYRRELAGQRRRLLRLGSASLLGGLVGAMLLITLPSGAFDAIVPVLILLALVLVVIQPKVARAVAARRHPDGDPDGSLVLLGGVFLTGVYGGYFGAAQGVLLMALMGMLLQEDLQRINAVKNALAMTVNAVAALFFLFTATVNWAAAGLIAAGSLVGGLLGAKVGRRLPPAVLRGVIVVVGLAAVTKLLMS; encoded by the coding sequence ATGACGCTCTGGGAGGCGATCGCCGTCCTGGTGGCGGGCGTCGGTGCCGGGATGATCAACGTGATCGTCGGCTCCGGCACCCTGATCACCTTCCCGGTGCTGCTCGCCGTCGGCATCCCGCCGGTCACCGCCAACGTCTCCAACTCCTTCGGCCTGGTGCCGGGTTCGCTCAGCGGCGTGATCGGCTACCGCCGCGAGCTGGCCGGCCAGCGCCGCCGCCTGCTGCGCCTGGGCAGTGCCTCGCTGCTCGGCGGTCTGGTCGGCGCGATGCTGCTGATCACCCTGCCGAGCGGCGCCTTCGACGCGATCGTCCCGGTGCTGATCCTGCTGGCCCTCGTCCTCGTGGTGATCCAGCCGAAGGTGGCCAGGGCCGTCGCCGCCCGCCGGCACCCCGACGGGGACCCGGACGGCAGCCTGGTGCTGCTCGGCGGCGTCTTCCTCACCGGCGTCTACGGCGGGTACTTCGGCGCCGCGCAGGGCGTCCTGCTGATGGCGCTGATGGGCATGCTGCTCCAGGAGGACCTCCAGCGGATCAACGCCGTGAAGAACGCGCTCGCCATGACCGTCAACGCCGTCGCCGCGCTCTTCTTCCTGTTCACCGCGACGGTGAACTGGGCCGCAGCCGGGCTGATCGCGGCGGGCTCGCTGGTAGGCGGTCTGCTCGGCGCCAAGGTCGGCCGCCGCCTTCCGCCGGCCGTGCTGCGCGGGGTCATCGTGGTGGTGGGCCTGGCGGCCGTCACCAAGCTGTTGATGAGTTGA
- a CDS encoding ABC transporter ATP-binding protein, whose protein sequence is MSDVLELVDVSVVREGRALVDQVSWSISEGERWVILGPNGAGKTTLLQIAATYLFPTAGKVSVLGEKLGEVDVFELRSRIGLAGAAMFDKLPAEQTVLQTVLTAAYGMTVSWQETYEQSDESRALALLDRLGMAKLTARKFGTLSEGERKRTLIARALMTDPELLLLDEPAAGLDLGGREDLVRRLGALAQDEFAPAMAMVTHHVEEIAPGFTHVLMIRQGKVLAAGPIDTELTARNLSKCFGLPLTLERHGDRWSAQGLPLG, encoded by the coding sequence ATGAGCGACGTGCTGGAGCTGGTGGACGTATCCGTGGTCCGGGAAGGGCGCGCGCTGGTCGACCAGGTCTCGTGGTCCATCTCCGAGGGCGAGCGTTGGGTCATCCTGGGCCCCAACGGCGCCGGGAAGACCACCCTGCTGCAGATCGCCGCCACCTACCTGTTCCCGACCGCGGGCAAGGTCTCGGTGCTCGGCGAGAAGCTGGGCGAGGTCGACGTCTTCGAACTGCGCTCCCGGATCGGCCTGGCCGGCGCCGCGATGTTCGACAAGCTGCCGGCCGAGCAGACGGTGCTGCAGACCGTGCTGACCGCCGCCTACGGCATGACGGTCAGCTGGCAGGAGACCTACGAGCAGTCGGACGAGTCCCGCGCGCTCGCGCTGCTGGACCGCCTCGGCATGGCCAAGCTCACCGCCCGCAAGTTCGGCACCCTGTCCGAGGGCGAGCGCAAGCGCACCCTGATCGCCCGCGCCCTGATGACCGACCCGGAGCTGCTGCTGCTGGACGAGCCGGCCGCCGGTCTGGACCTCGGCGGCCGCGAGGACCTGGTCCGCCGCCTCGGCGCGCTGGCCCAGGACGAGTTCGCGCCGGCGATGGCGATGGTGACCCACCACGTCGAGGAGATCGCCCCCGGCTTCACCCACGTCCTGATGATCCGCCAGGGCAAGGTGCTGGCCGCCGGCCCGATCGACACCGAGCTGACCGCCCGGAACCTGTCGAAGTGCTTCGGCCTGCCGCTGACCCTGGAGCGCCACGGTGACCGCTGGTCGGCGCAGGGTCTGCCGCTGGGCTGA
- a CDS encoding SPFH domain-containing protein produces MEPVLIVLVVLVVVAFIALIKTIQVIPQASAAIVERFGRYTRTLNAGLNIVVPFIDRVRNRIDLREQVVPFPPQPVITQDNLVVNIDTVIYYQVTDPRAATYEVASYIQAIEQLTVTTLRNIIGSMDLESTLTSREVINAGLRGVLDEATGKWGIRVNRVELKAIEPPTSIQDSMEKQMRADRDKRAAILTAEGQRQAQILKAEGEKQAEVLKAEGEAQAAVLRADGEAAAIRTVFEAIHDGDADQKLLAYQYLQTLPELAKGDSNKLWIIPSEVGDALKGLGGAFNGLTGNGGVNGGAVAAPSIPAPASSAPSATQVPLDPAAGPRPVDTEKGAARPRADQGREYREIDPE; encoded by the coding sequence GTGGAACCCGTCCTTATCGTTTTGGTCGTCCTGGTCGTGGTGGCCTTCATCGCGCTGATCAAGACGATCCAGGTCATCCCGCAAGCCAGCGCCGCGATCGTGGAGCGCTTCGGCCGCTACACCCGGACGCTCAACGCAGGCCTGAACATCGTCGTCCCGTTCATCGACCGGGTGCGCAACCGGATCGACCTGCGCGAGCAGGTCGTGCCGTTCCCGCCCCAGCCGGTGATCACCCAGGACAACCTGGTCGTCAACATCGACACCGTCATCTACTACCAGGTCACCGACCCCCGCGCGGCCACCTACGAGGTCGCCAGCTACATCCAGGCGATCGAGCAGCTGACCGTCACCACGCTGCGCAACATCATCGGCTCGATGGACCTCGAATCCACCCTGACCTCGCGCGAGGTCATCAACGCCGGCCTGCGCGGCGTCCTGGACGAGGCCACCGGCAAGTGGGGCATCCGGGTCAACCGCGTCGAGCTGAAGGCGATCGAGCCGCCGACCTCCATCCAGGACTCGATGGAGAAGCAGATGCGCGCCGACCGTGACAAGCGCGCCGCGATCCTCACCGCCGAGGGCCAGCGCCAGGCGCAGATCCTCAAGGCCGAGGGTGAGAAGCAGGCCGAGGTGCTCAAGGCCGAGGGTGAGGCCCAGGCCGCGGTGCTGCGCGCCGACGGTGAGGCGGCGGCGATCCGGACGGTCTTCGAGGCGATCCACGACGGCGACGCCGACCAGAAGCTGCTCGCCTACCAGTACCTGCAGACCCTGCCCGAGCTGGCCAAGGGTGACTCCAACAAGCTGTGGATCATCCCGAGCGAGGTCGGCGACGCGCTCAAGGGCCTCGGCGGCGCGTTCAACGGCCTGACCGGCAACGGCGGGGTGAACGGCGGCGCGGTCGCGGCCCCGAGCATTCCGGCGCCGGCTTCTTCGGCCCCGTCGGCCACCCAGGTGCCGCTCGACCCGGCGGCCGGCCCGCGCCCGGTGGACACCGAGAAGGGCGCCGCCCGCCCCCGGGCGGACCAGGGCCGCGAGTACCGCGAGATCGACCCGGAGTGA